The Camelina sativa cultivar DH55 chromosome 14, Cs, whole genome shotgun sequence genome includes a window with the following:
- the LOC104742296 gene encoding F-box/LRR-repeat protein At1g48400-like isoform X2, with the protein MPVFNKLLTLSIESNKDKGWQVMPLLLKSCPILHTLVFKGLVHRVTNRCGDACSCIPKKRKRKNSKKRKIVDKEVEKLSCLWTCHVKVLEVSEYGGSFQELKQMRHFLSKLECLETVNVGVGMDNIAEFLRANLLNLPRLSSECNIQFI; encoded by the exons ATGCCTGTTTTCAACAAACTCCTTACTTTATCTATTGAGAGTAACAAGGATAAAGGTTGGCAAGTGATGCCACTTCTCCTCAAGAGTTGTCCGATTCTACACACATTAGTCTTCAAG GGCCTTGTGCACAGAGTAACAAATAGATGCGGAGATGCATGCTCTTGCATCCCGAAGAAGCGTAAGAGGAAGAAcagcaagaagaggaagattgtGGATAAGGAGGTTGAGAAATTGTCTTGTTTATGGACATGCCATGTGAAGGTACTAGAGGTTTCAGAGTATGGAGGTTCTTTTCAAGAGCTGAAACAGATGAGACATTTCTTGAGCAAGTTGGAATGTCTTGAAACTGTGAATGTTGGTGTTGGTATGGACAACATCGCTGAGTTCTTACGAGCTAATCTACTGAATCTCCCCAGACTGTCATCAGAGTGCAacatccaattcatttga
- the LOC104742301 gene encoding uncharacterized protein LOC104742301 isoform X2 produces MNNKFCDGTTSFGQKERVVRELKSILMASTSREKVAADVKLRDSSSSGFISKDKNDDCSNASPECQTNSEEAHQPSPVSVLEPIFYEDNLDDSEDLDFQSKGKQPLAVNTSCWCWDNFNSCKQLLSLPSCHGLRVTLLSQKIVWSDA; encoded by the exons atgaataataaattttgtgatGGTACTACTTCATTTGGTCAGAAGGAGAGAGTTGTGAGAGAACTTAAATCCATTTTGATGGCTAGTACATCTAGGGAAAAAGTTGCAGCAGATGTGAAGCTCAgggattcatcttcttcaggtttCATTAGCAAG GATAAAAACGATGATTGCTCCAATGCATCTCCGGAATGTCAGACGAACTCGgaagaagctcatcaacctagtCCTGTTTCTGTTCTGGAGCCAATTTTTTACGAAGATAACTTAGACGACAGTGAAGATCTCGATTTTCAAAGTAAGGGAAAGCAGCCTCTAG CTGTCAATACGAGCTGCTGGTGTTGGGATAACTTTAACAGCTGCAAGCAACTGTTATCTTTGCCGAGCTGTCATGGACTCCGGGTGACCTTACTCAGTCAGAAGATCGTGTGGTCAG ATGCTTGA
- the LOC104742301 gene encoding ribonuclease H2 subunit C-like isoform X1: MGTIDLRAAADGNLIADLSSQVHQLPCCIRFDGPAEVSHYFKPNSSEVEIDGVRTEEAHFRGRKLQGATISLPSGYSGFVLGQASNLNANGKRKASSITDENPCWEAKAKFDNLTYWNHDNLPSKDDTFVRSFHWFNIAEALHKPVKVEDLVAAVSHGGKDQL; encoded by the exons ATGGGAACCATAGACCTTAGAGCTGCTGCAGATGGAAACTTGATTGCGGATCTTAGTAGTCAAGTTCACCAGCTCCCTTGCTGCATTAGATTCGATGGTCCTGCTGAAGTTTCCCACTATTTCAAGCCTAATTCCAGTG AGGTTGAAATTGATGGAGTAAGAACGGAAGAAGCTCATTTCAGAGGAAGGAAGTTGCAGGGAGCAACTATCTCACTCCCTAGTGGCTATTCTG GTTTTGTGCTTGGACAAGCGAGTAACCTGAATGCTAATGGAAAGAGAAAAGCTTCTAGTATCACGGACGAGAACCCGTGTTGGGAAGCTAAGGCCAAATTCGATAACCTGACATACTGGAATCACGATAACCTCCCTTCAAAAGACGATACTTTTGTGCGGTCTTTTCATTGGTTTAACATTGCAGAAGCG CTGCACAAGCCAGTGAAAGTTGAAGACTTGGTTGCAGCAGTCTCACATGGTGGAAAGGATCAACTATGA
- the LOC104742300 gene encoding phosphatidylinositol N-acetylglucosaminyltransferase subunit P-like, whose protein sequence is MEEAHSVNSPRRVLSFSERKKQKPGFRDSDSRRSSPFKASQVHHGPKPSEVYGFVGSISTVVATVIFLIWAYVPDKLLESIGIHYYPSRYWVLAMPTYLMVTLMLTLAFYIGLNFIATPPPTSLNTLFDEYSREPGELDPGMEEGEDRPIDPISDIDITRINNLMFKGNS, encoded by the exons ATGGAAGAAGCTCATTCAGTGAATAGTCCGAGACGGGTATTAAGCTTCTCcgagagaaagaagcaaaagcCCGGTTTCAGGGATTCAGACAGCAGAAGATCATCTCCGTTCAAAGCATCACAAGTTCATCATGGACCCAAACCCTCAGAGGTGTATGGTTTTGTAGGTTCCATTTCGACTGTTGTTGCCACTGTCATCTTCTTGATATGGGCTTATGTACCAGATAAACTGCTGGAGTCTATAGGTATCCATTACTACCCAAGCAGGTACTGGGTACTGGCTATGCCAACATATTTGATGGTCACTCTGATGCTTACTTTGGCCTTTTACATTGGTCTCAACTTCATCGCTACTCCACCTCCAACCTCTCTCAATACCTTGTTTG ATGAGTACAGTAGAGAACCTGGGGAACTCGATCCTGGgatggaagaaggtgaagacaGGCCTATAGATCCAATTTCTGACATTGATATTACAAGAATCAATAATCTTATGTTCAAAGGCAACTCCTAA
- the LOC104742302 gene encoding cell wall / vacuolar inhibitor of fructosidase 1-like, with the protein MKLIVMVMTMMMISEGSMIDQTCKQTPDFKLCVSLLNSDPRGSSADTSGLALILIDKIKVLATKTLTEINGLYKKRPELKQALDQCSRRYKTILNADVPEAIEAISKGVPKFGEDGVMDAGVEASACEEGFQGKSPLTSLTKSMQNISSVTRAVVRMLL; encoded by the exons atgaagctgatCGTGAtggtgatgacgatgatgatgataagtgaAGGAAGTATGATAGATCAGACATGTAAACAGACACCAGACTTCAAACTTTGTGTCTCTCTACTCAACTCCGACCCACGTGGCTCCTCTGCCGACACCTCTGGCCTCGCTCTCATCCTCATCGATAAAATCAAg gTGCTGGCGACAAAGACCTTAACCGAGATCAACGGTCTATATAAAAAGAGACCGGAACTAAAACAGGCTTTGGACCAATGTAGTCGAAGATACAAAACGATTTTAAACGCTGATGTTCCCGAAGCCATTGAAGCTATCTCTAAAGGAGTCCCTAAATTCGGCGAAGATGGTGTGATGGACGCCGGGGTAGAAGCTTCTGCTTGTGAAGAAGGGTTTCAAGGGAAATCTCCGTTGACTAGTTTAACCAAATCAATGCAAAACATCTCTAGTGTGACTAGAGCCGTTGTGAGAATGTTGCTCTGA